One Oreochromis niloticus isolate F11D_XX linkage group LG16, O_niloticus_UMD_NMBU, whole genome shotgun sequence genomic window carries:
- the LOC102079327 gene encoding uncharacterized protein LOC102079327 isoform X2, with translation MLTAGLVVGLLGALISGQRAELLGATVGGSVLVPCKLPAPLSLKWFYWQEDETENILIHCDQTCDTTTEVYRNRVTVFASEFGSGNISIKLHSVTAADDQKSFWVMASFKDRCERCCNSTLQVSAPYRGINLTIDTADTATCTARGGYPESSVSWSGQNMTSGEYVDLHEYKPTHERDAKDGTFTVRSSVSVKELVSVTCRITNPRSNQSINSTTEMDRDGAGCKSGDESNGQLNGEQPGGENHADQQMELQEEPQEAANEGNTDHEDPQHEEEQGDAHRDNEDLNLLRGAENQEHRPAGGAEEGGGSVQANTG, from the exons ATGTTAACTGCAGGCCTCGTGGTCGGACTGCTCGGTG CCCTCATCTCGGGTCAGCGAGCGGAGCTCCTCGGTGCCACTGTTGGAGGCTCTGTGCTGGTTCCCTGTAAACTCCCAGCTCCACTAAGCCTGAAGTGGTTTTACTGGCAGGAGGACgagactgaaaacattttgATTCATTGTGATCAAACTTGTGATACAACAACTGAAGTCTACAGGAACAGAGTTACAGTCTTTGCTTCTGAGTTTGGATCGGGGAACATCTCCATTAAACTTCACAGTGTTACAGCTGCAGATGACCAGAAGTCGTTCTGGGTCATGGCTTCCTTCAAAGACAGATGTGAGCGCTGCTGCAACTCAACACTGCAGGTTTCAG CTCCTTACAGAGGTATAAACCTGACCATTGACACAGCAGACACTGCGACCTGCACAGCGCGTGGAGGATACCCTGAATCCAGCGTGTCATGGTCAGGTCAAAACATGACCAGTGGTGAATATGTGGACCTGCATGAATACAAACCGACCCACGAGAGGGACGCAAAGGATGGAACCTTCACTGTAAGGAGCTCCGTCAGTGTGAAGGAGCTGGTGTCTGTGACCTGCCGCATCACCAACCCTCGCTCCAACCAAAGCATCAACAGCACCACAGAGATGGACAGAGATGGTGCTG GCTGCAAATCTGGAGATGAATCCAATGGACAACTGAATGGAG AACAGCCAGGAGGTGAAAACCATGCAGATCAACAAATGGAGCTCCAAGAAG AACCTCAAGAGGCAGCAAATGAAGGGAACACAGACCACGAGGATCCACAGCATGAAG AGGAGCAGGGAGATGCACATCGAGACAACGAGGACCTAAACCTTCTACGTGGAGCAG AAAACCAGGAGCACCGCCCTGCAGGTGGTGCAGAGGAAGGCGGAGGCAGCGTGCAGGCAAACACAGGCTAA
- the LOC102079327 gene encoding butyrophilin subfamily 2 member A2 isoform X1: MLTAGLVVGLLGALISGQRAELLGATVGGSVLVPCKLPAPLSLKWFYWQEDETENILIHCDQTCDTTTEVYRNRVTVFASEFGSGNISIKLHSVTAADDQKSFWVMASFKDRCERCCNSTLQVSAPYRGINLTIDTADTATCTARGGYPESSVSWSGQNMTSGEYVDLHEYKPTHERDAKDGTFTVRSSVSVKELVSVTCRITNPRSNQSINSTTEMDRDGAGPDTNPGVHSSISLVSVLIVLVLLVIAVIAVGKYICYKKCCKSGDESNGQLNGEQPGGENHADQQMELQEEPQEAANEGNTDHEDPQHEEEQGDAHRDNEDLNLLRGAENQEHRPAGGAEEGGGSVQANTG, encoded by the exons ATGTTAACTGCAGGCCTCGTGGTCGGACTGCTCGGTG CCCTCATCTCGGGTCAGCGAGCGGAGCTCCTCGGTGCCACTGTTGGAGGCTCTGTGCTGGTTCCCTGTAAACTCCCAGCTCCACTAAGCCTGAAGTGGTTTTACTGGCAGGAGGACgagactgaaaacattttgATTCATTGTGATCAAACTTGTGATACAACAACTGAAGTCTACAGGAACAGAGTTACAGTCTTTGCTTCTGAGTTTGGATCGGGGAACATCTCCATTAAACTTCACAGTGTTACAGCTGCAGATGACCAGAAGTCGTTCTGGGTCATGGCTTCCTTCAAAGACAGATGTGAGCGCTGCTGCAACTCAACACTGCAGGTTTCAG CTCCTTACAGAGGTATAAACCTGACCATTGACACAGCAGACACTGCGACCTGCACAGCGCGTGGAGGATACCCTGAATCCAGCGTGTCATGGTCAGGTCAAAACATGACCAGTGGTGAATATGTGGACCTGCATGAATACAAACCGACCCACGAGAGGGACGCAAAGGATGGAACCTTCACTGTAAGGAGCTCCGTCAGTGTGAAGGAGCTGGTGTCTGTGACCTGCCGCATCACCAACCCTCGCTCCAACCAAAGCATCAACAGCACCACAGAGATGGACAGAGATGGTGCTG GTCCAGACACAAATCCAGGAGTGCACTCATCCATAAGTCTAGTGTCTGTCTTAATAGTACTAGTACTACTAGTAATAGCAGTAATAGCAGTAGGCAAATACATCTGCTACAAGAAAT GCTGCAAATCTGGAGATGAATCCAATGGACAACTGAATGGAG AACAGCCAGGAGGTGAAAACCATGCAGATCAACAAATGGAGCTCCAAGAAG AACCTCAAGAGGCAGCAAATGAAGGGAACACAGACCACGAGGATCCACAGCATGAAG AGGAGCAGGGAGATGCACATCGAGACAACGAGGACCTAAACCTTCTACGTGGAGCAG AAAACCAGGAGCACCGCCCTGCAGGTGGTGCAGAGGAAGGCGGAGGCAGCGTGCAGGCAAACACAGGCTAA